A window of the Brassica napus cultivar Da-Ae chromosome C5, Da-Ae, whole genome shotgun sequence genome harbors these coding sequences:
- the LOC106427096 gene encoding PLASMODESMATA CALLOSE-BINDING PROTEIN 3-like isoform X1 has protein sequence MAVVVVLAVILLAMVGHSSGAWCVCREGLSEAMLQKTLDYACGAGADCGPIHQNGPCFNPNTVKSHCSYAVNSFFQKKGQSQGTCDFAGTATVSASDPSYTSCPFPASASGSGTTTPVTTTPSTRVPTTTNTRPYTSSTGGGLGIPSGIPDYTDPSSGFKLHNPRDTTFFVSGLLVFFLFFFNSYLLS, from the exons ATGgcggttgttgttgttcttgctGTGATTTTGTTGGCTATGGTTGGTCACTCAA gtGGGGCATGGTGTGTATGCAGAGAAGGATTAAGCGAAGCAATGCTGCAGAAGACATTGGACTACGCATGTGGCGCAGGAGCTGATTGTGGACCCATTCACCAGAACGGACCTTGCTTTAACCCAAACACCGTTAAGTCTCACTGCTCCTACGCCGTCAACAGCTTCTTCCAGAAGAAAGGTCAGTCTCAGGGAACTTGTGACTTCGCCGGCACAGCCACCGTCTCAGCCTCTGATCCCA GCTACACATCGTGTCCTTTTCCTGCGAGTGCAAG TGGTAGTGGGACAACGACACCAGTGACGACAACACCTTCGACAAGAGTCCCTACGACAACTAATACAAGACCCTACACGTCCTCAACAGGAGGAGGTTTGGGAATCCCGTCTGGAATCCCAGATTACACAGATCCATCCTCTGGATTCAAACTCCATAacccaagagacaccaccttctTTGTATCCGGACTCTTggtcttcttcttattctttttcaaCTCCTACTTGTTGAGCTAG
- the LOC106427096 gene encoding PLASMODESMATA CALLOSE-BINDING PROTEIN 3-like isoform X2, producing MLQKTLDYACGAGADCGPIHQNGPCFNPNTVKSHCSYAVNSFFQKKGQSQGTCDFAGTATVSASDPSYTSCPFPASASGSGTTTPVTTTPSTRVPTTTNTRPYTSSTGGGLGIPSGIPDYTDPSSGFKLHNPRDTTFFVSGLLVFFLFFFNSYLLS from the exons ATGCTGCAGAAGACATTGGACTACGCATGTGGCGCAGGAGCTGATTGTGGACCCATTCACCAGAACGGACCTTGCTTTAACCCAAACACCGTTAAGTCTCACTGCTCCTACGCCGTCAACAGCTTCTTCCAGAAGAAAGGTCAGTCTCAGGGAACTTGTGACTTCGCCGGCACAGCCACCGTCTCAGCCTCTGATCCCA GCTACACATCGTGTCCTTTTCCTGCGAGTGCAAG TGGTAGTGGGACAACGACACCAGTGACGACAACACCTTCGACAAGAGTCCCTACGACAACTAATACAAGACCCTACACGTCCTCAACAGGAGGAGGTTTGGGAATCCCGTCTGGAATCCCAGATTACACAGATCCATCCTCTGGATTCAAACTCCATAacccaagagacaccaccttctTTGTATCCGGACTCTTggtcttcttcttattctttttcaaCTCCTACTTGTTGAGCTAG
- the LOC125587515 gene encoding tol-Pal system protein TolA-like gives MDDGFALRDETIRLLEARVKELEKDKIQRENWSFQFGEYETCEASGDNMGNGNEDGEAVAEKDGEKQVEEEAEKDGAKEAEKDGAKEAETTPEDADGEEEAAKEAYEVAGNEDEVGQKEGETEADKEGETEEGKTDVEDSPSTLQVMAEAAEKLEKEVDDKAAAEKAGDELAAAEKAASDKEKVGDEEETRPKRTHKPSRPLRSPYQKN, from the exons ATGGATGACGGATTTGCATTGAGGGACGAAACAATTCGTCTCTTGGAAGCACGAGTAAAGGAGTTGGAAAAAGATAAGATTCAAAGAGAAAATTGGTCATTCCAATTTGGTGAATATGAAACATGTGAGGCTTCAGGAg ATAATATGGGCAATGGCAATGAGGATGGTGAGGCAGTGGCTGAGAAGGATGGTGAGAAACAGGTCGAAGAAGAGGCTGAGAAGGATGGCGCGAAAGAGGCTGAGAAGGATGGCGCGAAAGAGGCTGAGACAACACCTGAAG aTGCTGATGGTGAGGAAGAGGCTGCGAAAGAGGCTTATGAGGTCGCTGGCAATGAGGATGAAGTAGGTCAGAAGGAGGGCGAGACAGAGGCTGACAAGGAGGGTGAAACTGAGGAAGGCAAGACAGATGTGGAGGACTCGCCATCTACTCTTCAAGTGATGGCAGAAGCTGCGGAGAAACTCGAGAAAGAGGTTGATGATAAGGCTGCTGCAGAGAAGGCTGGTGATGAGTTAGCTGCTGCTGAAAAGGCAGCTAGTGATAAGGAAAAAGTTGGTGATGAGGAGGAGACCAGGCCAAAGAGGACCCATAAACCTTCTCGTCCGCTCAGGTCTCCGTATCAGAAAAACTAA